In the genome of Diaphorobacter sp. HDW4A, the window AGGTGCTGGGCGATGCGTGGGTCGACCGCTCGGTGAGCAGCGCCAACACTCTCAACGTCGACTTCCAGCGCATGATCACTTCCTACGCGTGGGACCACATCTGGAGTCGTCCGGGCCTGGACCGCCGCACGCGTCGCGTCATGGTGCTGGCGATCACGGCGTCCATGGGGCGATGGGAAGAGTTTGAGCTGCACGTGCGCACAGGCCTCTCGGCCCCGCCGGATCAGCCTGAGTCCGCGCCGCTCGATCTAGACACGCTCAAGGAGGTGCTGCTGCAGATCGCCGTCTACGCCGGTGTTCCGGCGGGCAACACCGGCATGGCCGTCGTGATCAAAGTGGCAAAGGAGCTGGGACTGGAGCTGGCTCCGGCGGACTTTCACCACCCGTAGGCGTGAGGCGGTCCGGGCTCCGGTTTCCCCCCCATTCAGCGCGCCGGTCGATGCGGCTGCTACCCTGCTGGTCGACCACGCGACGATGACCCTTGCGGCCAAGGCGGCATTCAGGTAGCACGCACGGCGGCGCTGCCCGTGAAGCGCCACGAGGCGCGCCACGCATTGACCATCGAACGCTTAAACAGTGGGGTGGGATGTGCGCCCGACTTGAAAGGCATCCATCCAGACGTGAAACAAGTCACTCGGGGGGGGGCCACTGAAAGACGGCGTGGATTCATTGCGGTGAATTCGCTCCCACACCTCGCGTAGGCGCAGGCAAACGCGGGCTCGAGCCGGCAGGCTGATCCGTCAACGGAGCCTCCCGCGACTCGCGGTATTTGATCGTGATCCCGCTGTTGTCCTGCTTGGGCTCGTCATCATCGAGCATGGCATCGGCTGCCTTGCCCACGCCCTTGCCGACGATGCGCACGGTGCCGATGGCGGCGTCCGCCGCGAGGCCCACCACAGATCCGGCGACGCTGACCACGGTGCAGCCCGACAGGGACAGCAGCAGCGCAGGTGCGCCGATGAGAAGCCACAAAAAAGCCCCAGGGCTTTTGCGGCGAAGGGGCTGGTGATGGTTCATGAGATGAACGTGTCCGGGTCAGTGAATGCGCATGCCCGGTGTTGCGCCGGGGAAGGGCTCAAGCACGTAGATGCCGGGGTGTGCCTTCTCGTCGGCATGGCTGGCGGCGAGCACCATGCCTTCGCTCACGCCAAACTTCATCTTGCGCGGCGCGAGGTTGGCCACCATCACGGTGAGCTTGCCTTGCAGCTGCTCTGGCTTGTACATGCTGCTCACGCCGCTGAACACATTGCGAGTGCGGCCTTCGCCCACGTCGAGCGTCAGTTGCAGCAGCTTGGTCGAGCCTTCGACGGCCTTGCATTCGACGATCTTGGCGATGCGCAGATCGACCTTGGCGAAATCATCGATGGTGATCGTGGGGGCGATCTCTTCGCCACCGGGCAGTACGGCTTCGACCACGGGGGCGGCAGGTGCTTCGAACAGTGCTTCGAGCTGCTTGGGATCCACGCGCGTCATCAGGTGCTTGTACTCGCCGATCTGGTGGTCCTTGCCGAGCGGCTTGTCGATGTCGGCAAAGTCCTCGGGCGGCATGATGAGGAAGTTTGCGACCTCGGCGGCCACCTGCGGCAGGATGGGCTTGAGGTAGACGGTCAGGATGCGGAAGGCTTCGATGCAGGTCGTGCAGACGTCCTGCAGGCGGGCTTCCATGCCTTCCTTCTTGGCCAGCTCCCATGGCTTGTTGGCGTCCACGTAGCTGTTCACGCGGTCGCACAGCAGCATGATTTCGCGCACCACGCGGGCGGTGTCGCGGGCCTCGTAGGCCGCGATGATCGGGCCTTGCTGCTCGCGCAGTTGGGCGATCAGCGCCTGGCCGTCTTCGCTCATCTCGCCGAGCTTGCCTTCGAAACGCTTGACGAGGAAACCCGCCGCGCGCGAGGCGATGTTCACGTACTTGCCGATCAGATCGGCGTTCACGCGGGCCATGAAGTCTTCGGGATTGAAGTCGATGTCTTCGTTCTTTCCGTTGAGCTTGGCGCCCAGGTAGTAGCGCAGCCATTCGGGGTTCATGCCGAGGCTCAGGTACTTGAGCGGATCGAGGCCCGTACCGCGGCTCTTGCTCATCTTCTCGCCGTTGTTCACGGTCATGAAGCCGTGCACGCAGATCTTGGTCGGCGTCTTGCGGCCGCTGAACTTCAGCATCGCGGGCCAGAACAGCGTGTGGAAGGTGATGATGTCCTTGCCGATGAAGTGGTACTGCTCGAGCGCTGGATCGGCCATGTAGGCCTCGTAGTTCTCGCCGCGCTTGTTGAGCAGCTCCTTGAGCGACGCGAGATAGCCCACAGGTGCGTCGAGCCACACATAGAAATACTTGCCCGGTGCGTCGGGAATCTCGATGCCGAAGTAAGGCGCATCGCGGCTGATGTCCCAGTCGTCCAGACCTTCGCTGGTCGTGCCATCGGGATTGGTGCGTACGCCGAACCATTCCTTGATCTTGTTGGCCACCTCGGGCTGTACATGCACGCCGTCCTGCGTCCATTCGGTGAGGAATTCCACAGCGCGCGGATCCGACAGCTTGAAGAAGAAATGCTCCGATGTCTTGAGCACCGGCTTCGCACCCGAGAGCGCGGAGTAGGGGTTGATCAGGTCGGTGGGCGAGTAGACGGAGCTGCACACCTCGCAGTTGTCGCCATATTGGTCCTTGGCGTGGCAGCGGGGGCACTCGCCCTTGATGAAACGGTCGGGCAGGAACATGTTCTTCTCAGGGTCGAAGAACTGCTCGATCACGCGCGTCTCGATGAACCCGGCCTTCTTCAGGTCGAGGTAGATCTGCTTGGACAGCTCGTGGTTCTCGGCGCTGTCGGTGTTGCTCCAGTTGTCGAAGGCGATGTGAAAGCCATCGAGGTACTGCTTGCGTCCGGAGGCAATGTCGGCCACGAACTGCTGCGGCGTCTTGCCCGCCTTTTCGGCTGCGATCATGATCGGCGCACCATGCGCGTCATCCGCGCCGACGAAGTTCACCAGATTGCCCTGCATTCGTTGCGCACGCACCCACGTGTCGGCCTGGATGTACTCCATGATGTGGCCGATATGGAAGTTGCCGTTGGCATACGGCAGTGCGGTGGTGGCGAAAATCTTGCGTGCAGTCATCGGTTCAAACTTTCGATGAGCCGGCGAAATGCAGGCTCGGACGGAACCCGACATTGTAAGTGGTGCCGCCCAAGGCGTCTTCAATGGGCCGGCTGAGGCAGTGTCCATCCGAAGAACGCACAAATTTCCGCGCGTTTTGCTGCTACGTCAGCGCGTCCGAGTGCCATGAGTTCGCCTGTGAAACCGGGCTCAAACAGAAGGTAGCTTGCGAGGGCAGCACCGCCTGCGCCGGGTTGACCTGGCGTGGGTTCCTTCACGCCGACAGCGCCCAGCAGTGTGCGAATGGTGATGGGAAGGTCGCAGATATGGCGTGCGGCGATTTCATCGATGCGTTGGCTGGGCGAGAGCACGAGCAGGTTCAGGGGGCGCAGGGGGCTGCGGGCTCGGGCTTCGGCAGGGATGAGTGAGAGGGTCTGGTTGATGCGTTCGGCGCGTTCGACGTCGACCGAGAGGGCGTCGAGAAAAATGCTGGACAGCGCATGTCCACCGATCTGGGCGAGCGAGGGGTAGCTCGGTTCTGCGCCCGGTGGCAGTTGGGTTTCGGGCTCTTTCATGCGGCCTGCGCCAACGACGAGGATGCGTTCTGCACCCAGATGGATGGCGGGTGCGATCGGAGCGGTCTGGCGCATGGAGCCGTCGCCGAGGTAGTGGGGCTGACCGTCCACGGTAACCGGGCGGGCCGGGAAGATGAATGGAATCGCCGAGGAGGCGAGCAGGTGGCTGATGGTGATGTCAGTGCGCACGGCCTTGCGTTGCGAGCGCACCCAAGGCGCGCGGGCGTCGCGTGACTGGTAGAAGGTGATGTGTTCGCCGGTGGTGTAGCTCGACCCGGTGACGGCCAGGGCGCTTAAGTGGCCGTCACGGATCAGCTCGGGGATGCGGTCGAGGTGCACCAATTGCTTGAGCAGTTCGGCCAGCGGCTGGTTGTTGAGCAGCGCATGCGGGCGCACCTTGCGCCAGCGCGCCACGGTCCAGCCAAGCGAGAGCAGCGTGAGCCAGTGCGCGCCGCTGCGGATCACGCTCAACGAGTCGGCGCGGTAGACCTGCTCTGCGTGAAAGTGCCGCCATATGCTGGCGACATGGCGCACCGCGTCGTCGAAATGGTCGGTCGCGCTGGCCAGGGCCGCCGCGTTGATGGCCCCGGCCGAGGTGCCGCAGAAGATCTGGAACGGGCTGTTCTGGCGCGGCAGACCGCAGGCGATGCGCAGGTCGGCAATCGCCTCGAGCACGCCCACCTGGTAGGCCGCGCGCGCGCCGCCGCCCGAAAGTACCAGTCCGGTGAGAGGCGAGTGCGCTGTTTGCATGGGTGGATAGGTGGGCGAAGGGTGTCAGGTGTTGCGTGGTTTTGATTTGAGCAGCATGGCGGCGAGCGCGTCGCCTTCGAGCAGCAGCAGGCCGTGCTCCGTGGCGTAGGCGCGCGCCGTGTCGCTGAGGCTGCCTTGCAGCACGACGTAGACGCCGTACTGTGCCTTGAGTCGCGTGACGGCGTCGTCCAGTTCCTTGAGCGACTCAACGCCGTGTGTCGCGGCCTTCCAGCGGCGGGCGCTGACCAAGGTGATGGTGCCGGATTTTTCAAGTCTCAGATCGACGACACGGTCGGCTATATGCTGTACGTTCTGGCCCTCGTTTTTCCAGGCGGCTTCAAGGGCTGTGGAGAATTGCTTCCACGACATGGCGGCGGCTTCGGCGCGGATGGCCTCGACCTTGGCACCGCTCGGTGCCTTGAGCTGGCGCCACGCGGCCATGCACCCGATGATGAAGATGGGCACGGCACCCAGCGCCGCAAATGGCCAGATTTCCTTGGGCAGCAGGGCGCTGCAGGCCGCCACGATGGCGATGGCGATCACGAAACTGATCCACCACGGTGAACGCAACAGGATTGCGAACAGGGAGTTCTTGGCCATCTTCAACTTCACGGGAAACCTTCTTCTTGCGATTTGTTCAGGGTAAATGACGGTATTTTTGTAATGCCACGTGCCTGCACGTGTGTTTCAGCTTGGATAGACTACCCGACTCTCGAGGAGTTAATGAAGTATGACCATTACTGAACAGGGTCTCATGGAGGCTCTCGCCCAAGTCCGCGACCCCTATACCGGTAAGGATTATGTGAGCACGCGCGCGCTGCGCAATGTCTCGATCAGCGGCGGCGATGTCGCCTTCGACGTGGAAATCGGCTATCCCGCCAAGAGCCTGGTGTCCGAGCTGCGCCAGCAACTGGTGACGGTCGCCAAGGCGCTGCCGGGCGTGGAGAACGTCTCGGTCAACATCGTCAGCAAGATCATTGCGCATGCGGTTCAGCGCGGCGTGCAGATGCTGCCCGGTGTGAAGAACATCATCGCGGTGGCGTCCGGCAAGGGCGGCGTGGGCAAGAGCACCACGGCCGTGAATCTGGCGCTGGCACTGGCGGCCGAGGGCGCGAATGTCGGTCTGCTCGACGCCGATATCTATGGCCCGAGCCAGCCGCTGATGACCAGCACCTCGGGCAAGCCCGAGAGCCTGGACGGCAAGCTCATGGAGCCTAAGCGCAGCATGGGCCTGCAGATCAACTCCATCGGTTTTCTGGTGGATGAAGAGCAGGCCATGATCTGGCGCGGCCCGATGGCCAGCCAGGCGCTCGAGCAACTCATCATGCAGACGCGCTGGCAGGATCTGGACTACTTGGTCGTCGACATGCCACCGGGCACCGGCGACATCCAGCTGACCATGTCGCAGAAGGTGCCGCTGACCGGCGCCGTGATCGTGACCACGCCCCAGGACATCGCGTTGCTCGATGCCAAGAAGGGCATCAACATGTTCCAGAAGGTCAATGTGCCGATTCTGGGACTGGTGGAAAACATGGCCGTGCACGTCTGCACGAACTGCGGCCATGTGGAACACATCTTCGGCGAGGATGGCGGCAAGAAGATGGCCGAGAAGATGGGCATGGACTACCTTGGCGCGTTGCCGCTGGCCATGAGCATCCGCGAGCAGGCCGACAGCGGCAAGCCCACGGTGGTGGCCGATCCGGATGGCGAAGTGGCGCAGCTCTACAAGTCCATCGCGCGCTCGGTGGCGGTGAAGATCGCGCAGCAGGCCAAGGACTTCTCGTCCAAGTTCCCGACCATCACGGTGAGCAAGAACACCTGACCAACGCGTGTGGGTGAACCGCCCAGGCTGCCGCAGTGTGGTCGGGCGAGCGTGAAGCGCCGAAAGTGCAGGGCAGTGCCCAAGGAGACAGCGCCATGAGCGAGCAGAAGATCGAGTTCTACAAGGGCCCGGCCGGTGGTTGGGGTGCGCTCAACAGCGTGAAGAATGCGCTGCTGCGGCAGGACATTCCGCTCAAGGGCGCGAAGACGCTGCTCTCGGCCAACCAGCCCGACGGCTTTGACTGCCCGGGCTGCGCGTGGCCGGATCGCCACCACGCATCCACTTTTGAATTCTGCGAAAACGGCGTCAAGGCGGTGGCCGCCGAGGCCACCGCGCGCCGCGCGGGCCCCGCGCTGTTTGCGCGGCACACGGTCAGCGAACTGGCCCGTCAGAGCGATTTCTGGCTTGAAGACCAAGGGCGGCTCACGCACCCGATGGTGTTCGATGCGGCGAGCGACAAGTACCTGCCGATCATGTGGGACGACGCGTTCGCGATCATCGCGCGGCATCTGAACGCGCTGCCCGATCCGAATCAGGCAATCTTCTACACCTCGGGCCGGGCGAGCAACGAGGCCGCGTTTCTCTACCAGCTGTTCGTGCGCGAGTTCGGCACCAACAATTTTCCCGACTGCTCCAACATGTGCCACGAGCCGAGCGGCAGTGCCATGCGTCCGCAGATCGGCGTGGGCAAGGGCACGGTGGAGCTGGTCGATTTCGAGCGCGCCGACGCGATCTTCATCTTCGGCCAGAACCCCGGCACCAACCATCCGCGCATGCTCGGCGAGCTGCGCGAGGCGCACAAGCGCGGTGCGCGCATCGTGAGCTTCAACCCCTTGCGCGAGCGCGGGCTGGAGCGCTTTGCTGATCCGCAGGACAAGCTGGAGATGGCGACCTTCGGATCCACTCCCATCAGCACGCATTACTTCCAACTGCGTGTGGGTGGCGATCTCGCGGCCGTCGAGGGCATGATGAAGCATGTGCTGGAGCAGGAAGACGCGAGCGGCGACGTGCTCGACCGCGTTTTCATCGCCGAGCACACGAGCGGTTTCGAGGCGCTTGCGCACAGCCTGCGCGATGAATCGTGGCAGCTGCTCGAAGAAGAGTCCGGCCTCAGCGAGGCGCAGATGCGTAGCGCGGCCGACATCTACATCGGCGCCAAGAGCGTGATCGCCTGCTGGGGCATGGGCATCACGCAGCACGTGCATTCGGTGGCGACGATCCAGATGATCGTGGACCTGCTGATGCTGCGCGGCAACCTTGGCCGCCCCGGCGCGGGCGCATGCCCCGTGCGCGGGCACAGCAATGTGCAGGGCGACCGCACCATGGGCATCTGGGAAAAACCGCCCGCTGCGCTGCTCGACAAACTGAAAGCGGTCTACGGCTTCGAACCGCCGCGCGAAAACGGTGTGGACACGGTCGAGGCCATCGCCGCCATGCGCGATGGCGACGCCAAGGTGTTCTTTGCGCTCGGCGGCAACTTCGCTGCGGCCACGCCCGACACGTATGAAACCTGGAAGGCCTTGCAGCGTTGTGATCTCACCGTTCACGTGACCACCAAGCTCAACCGCAGCCACGTGGTGCATGGCAAGGAAGCGCTGATCCTGCCGTGCCTCGGTCGCACCGAGATCGACATGCAGGCCGGTGGCGTGCAGGGCGTGACGGTGGAAGACTCGATGAGCATGGTGCACATCTCCATGGGCATCAACCCCCCCGCGTCGGGGCATCTGCTGTCCGAGCCCGCCATCGTCGCGCGGCTCGCGCATGCGACGCTTGGCGAACGCAGCCGCGTGAACTGGCTGCAGCTCGTGGGCAATTACGCGCTGATCCGCGACGAGATCGAAAAGGTGTTCCCCGACTTCGCCCGCTTCAACGAGCGCGTGGCCGTGCCCGGCGGCTTTCGCCTACGCAACACGGCGAGCGAGCGGGTGTGGACCACGGCGAACGGCAAGGCGTCGTTCGTGGCGCACGCGGTGCCGCGTGATACGCCCTCGCACCGCGCGCGCGAGCGGGTGCGTGACCAGGTCGTATTCACGCTGCTCACCACGCGCTCGCACGACCAGTACAACACCACCATCTACGGCATGGACGACCGCTATCGTGGCGTGTTCGGCCAGCGCCGCGTGGTCTTCATCCATGCCGACGACATCCGCGCGCTGGGCATGAATGATGGCGACTGGATCAATATCCGCACCGTCTGGGATGATGGTCAGGAGCGCCGCGCCGACGGCTTCAAGCTGGTGGCCTATGACATTCCGCGCGGCAATCTCGCGGCGTATTACCCCGAGACCAATCCGCTGGTCCCGCTGTCGGCCGTGGCTGCGAATGCGGGCACGCCGACCTCCAAGTCCATCCCCGTGGTGCTGGAGCCGGGCAGGGCGTCTGTGTGAGCGTGACGCACGAAGACGAAGCACCACCGTCATCACCCATTCCGCTGGCCGCTCGCATTCTGCTGGCGCTCGCGCAGGAGCTGCAGGCGCGGGGCGATGAGACGGCGATGGCGACGGTGCCGCTGTCGCGTTTGTCAAAAATTCTGGGAGAAAGCGCCAGCGTGCTGATGCGCGAGATCACGCTGATGAGCGATGCGCAGATCGGAGCCCAGTGCGGGCCCGGCTGGGTCAGCTTGCGGCAGGACGAGTCGCGCTGGCTGGTGCTGCTGACGCCCGCAGGCCGCGCGCTTCTGGAAGAAGGCGCGCGGTAGCGGTTTGGCTCAACGCGTGTTGTTGTCGAAGCGCTGAAAAATCGTGGCGATGATGGGGCCGGAGATGTTGTGCCACACGCTGAAGATCGCGCTTGGCACGGCAGCCAGCGGCGAGAAGTGGGCGGTGGCCAGCGCCACGCCGAGGCCTGAGTTCTGCATGCCGACCTCGATGGCCAGCGTCTTTCGCTTGGGCACGCTCATGCCGAACAGCTTGGCGAGGCCGTAGCCGAGCAGATAGCCGAGACCGTTGTGCAGCACCACGACGGCAAAGATCATCAGACCACTGGAGGCGATGCGCTGCTGGTTGCCCGACACGACGGCGGCCACGATGGCGACGATGGCGACCACTGACACGAGCGGCAGCACGTCGACGGCGGCCTTGACCTTGTCGCGCAGAAAGGTCTGGCAGATCACGCCCAGCGCAATCGGCAACACCACCACCTGAACGATGGACCAGAACATGGCGGCCGCGCTCACCTCGATCCACTGGCTGGCCAGCAGATAGATCAGCGCGGGTGTCACGATAGGTGCGAGCAGGGTGGTGACGGAAGTGATGGCGACTGACAGCGCGACGTCGCCGCGTGCCAGAAAGGTCATCACGTTAGAGGCCGTGCCGCCGGGGCAGCAGCCCACGAGGATCACGCCTACGGCCACTTCGGGCGGCAGGTTCAGGGTCTTGGACAGCGCCCAGGCAAGCCCCGGCATGATGACGAACTGGCCGATCACGCCGATGGTCACATCGCGCGGACGGCGCAGCACTTCGCGGAAATCTTCCTTGGACAGCGTCAGGCCCATGCCGAACATGATGATGCCCAGAAGCGGCACCACATAGGGTCCGATCCATTTGAATTGTGCGGGGAAACAGAAGGCCAGAATGGCGAAAAGCAACGTCCAGAGAGCGAACGTTTTGCCAACGAATTGGCTCAGGCGAGCGATAGCCTGCATGGTGAAAGATCCTTGACTCAAAAACCGTGCAGCGCGGCGTTGGGTATGCAAGGCGCTGCAGTGACCGCAGGGCGGTCAGATCGACAGATGGGCAAGGTTCACAGCCAGGGATGTCGGCGCAGAACTTCCCGAAAGACAGACACAGATAAGTGCGATGGCCACGCGACACGGGTTGGCACGCGGGGCACATCGGGAATCTTAGGGAGTTTGCGATACCGACGTTGTGCGCAGGTCATTCGCCGCGGCGCTGTCAAGCGCCCGGAGTGATGAAATCAACGGGTTCCGCGCGCCAGAATCTGCGGCGGCTGCAGCGCCGCATTCAACGCCTCGTCGCGCAGCCAGCGATTGCCGGGCATGTAGAGATAGTCCTCGCAGTTGGATGCCTCGCAGCGCTGGCTGTCGATGATCTCGAGAATCACCGCGTCGCGCGTTCCGTCATCGGTGGAGCGTCCCTTTACACGCACCGCGACGATGCGGCCCTGTTCGTCCCAGTTCGCAATCGGCCCGCGCAGCAGCACGTGCGACCAGTCGTAGCGACTGCCATTGGCGGGGCGCACCGTGGCTTCGACGGGAGTGCGTGCCTCGTGCATGCGCACCGCCACGAGGATCACATCGTTGCCGAAGCGAAAGGGATTCTTCTCGAGCGCGCGCAGCTCGACGTAGCGCGTCGCGCCGTGCTTGCGTGCAAACGCGCGCAGGCGTTTCTCGTTGGCCTGCAACTGCTCGGCTTGCTGCTTGTCGCGCTGGGTGCTGGCCTGCTGTTGCGCCGCTCGGTTACTGTAGCTCTGCCAGGTGTGGGGTGCGGCGTCGGCCGACGCGCTGATGGTTCTGGAGGCCTGTGCCACACCGCCCGGAATGTTGCCGTAGGAATCGGGCGACCAGCCCGTGCGCTCGTGCAGCAGCACGCGCAGTTGGCGGCCTTTCAAGGTCTCGGCGCCCGAGGCTTTGCAGATGGAAAGCCAGCGCGCATACGCCTTGTCCATCCAGCCCTTGGCGAGATCGTCGTTCGCGAAATCACCGTTGGCCGAAACCTGCAGGCTCAGCGGCTGGCAGATCGATGGCGGCAGCCTGCCGTCCACGCGGCTCTCCACCCAGAGCCGTCCGGCCTTCGCGCCCTTGGGTGCATCAAGCGAGCCTGTGTCGAGCAGCACGCGCGTGGTGTCCACGCGCTTGGCACCCACGCTCTGTGGATCCGAAAGAAAGATGCCCTGTGTGAACTTTCCTTGCCAAACGACGGGTGCAGCGGATGGTGCGTGGCGCAACTGCCAGGACGCCTTGCCATTGCCCTCCGCAAGCCCGTTTGTGCACGCACCTTCGTATTGGGCGATGTACTCGCTGCTGCGCAACTGGCCCGAGGCCAGCACCTCGCAGCCACCGGTGTTTACGCCCTCGGGTGCGGCGTGGGCGACCACCGCTATTGCGCCGTGTGCAAGTAAGCAGGCCGAAACGAATGCGCGCAGACGTCCGCGCAGCGCAACGTGCGAATGCTGTAGGAATGACGGCGGAATGGATTGGCGGCACAACACGGTGGAAGGACTCCCTGAGATGGATGGTTCGATGGATACCATCCGACTATGTCAGAGAGGCCGTGCGCAGAGTGTCAGCGTTTGTAGTAGCTGGGCTCAGTTTTCCAGCGCGATGATCTGCGCGGCGATGCGGTCGATGTCTGTCTCTTCCAGCGAGCTGGCCTCGATCTTCCGGCGCTGCTCCCAGCCGCTGAAATGATTCGATTGCGAGCGTTCGTAGTGGGGGTCGTAGTGCATGCGCATAAGCTCGGCGAACAGGGGTGAGAGCGATTTCTCGCGTGCCCATTCCTGCCAGCGTCCCACGGTTTCCTTGCCGAGTGATTCAGTCAGCACGCTGAGTTTGCCGGTGAGTGCATCGACGTCATCACCCAGATACGCGTAGTCGCGCAGCAAGTAGGACAGGCGTGCCTCGGCCGTGGCGGCAATCTCGATGGTGGGCGCGGCGCGCATCTGGGTGACCAACGGCAGCGGCACCGAGAGGCGTCCGATACGCGCGCTTTCGCCCTCCACATACAGTGGGCGAGAAAGGTCCAGCGTCTCCAGCACGGTACCGATCTGGGTCTCGAAATTCTTCTGCGAAGGCTGCTCCACGCCAGGCAGACTGCCGAGCATCGAGCCCTTGTGGCGCGCGCAGTGCTCCAGATCGAGCACCTGCGCACCCTGTTCGGTGAGTGCCTGCAGCACGCGCGTCTTGGCGCTGCCGGTGGCTCCCAGAATCACGCGCAACTGCAGCCTGGGGACGATGTCCTCGATCTGCGAAATGACATGCCGACGGAACGACTTGTAGCCGCCCGCGAGCTGCTGGGCGTCCCAGCCGACAAGGCGCATCCAGTGCACCATCGAGCCGCTGCGCATGCCGCCGCGCCAGCAGTAGACCAACGGCTTCCAGCGTTCGGGCCGGTCGGCGAACTGTTCCTTCAGATGCTTTGCCAGATTGGCCGCCACCATCGCGCCGCCCACGCGACGCGCCTCGAACGCGCCTTGCTGCACGTAGATTGTGCCGACGATGGCGCGCTCCTCGTTGTCGAGCACCGGGCAGTTGATGGCACCGGGAATATGATCGAGGGCGAACTCCGCAGGCGAGCGCGCATCGATGATGGCGTCGAAACGGTGGCGGTCTGCGGGGCGTACGGGCTGGAAATGGGACATGGGGCTTGGAGTTGGAGGGCCAAACTATACCGGGGCTCGTTTGGCAGCGTTGTCCGCGCGAGTATCCGCGTGCCCAGGTTGAGTGCTCCGAATCTGGGATGATCAGGGCTGAGTTCCCCGTCATCCCATTACCCTTTCGGACTGCCATGACCGCATCAGCACCCACCCCCGCCACCACCACAGCTACGCCCGCATTACCGCGCCTGACTTCGCTGTCGCACGGTGGCGGCTGCGGCTGCAAGATCGCTCCGGGGGTGCTGTCGGAGATCCTCCAATCGAGCGGCGCGAACGCCGTGATTCCGCCCGAGTTGATGGTCGGCATCGAAACCTCGGACGACGCCGCCGTCTACAAGCTCAACGACCAGCAGGCGCTAGTTGCCACGACCGACTTCTTCATGCCCATCGTGGACGACCCGTACGAATTCGGCCGTATCGCAGCGACCAATGCGCTGTCGGACGTCTATGCCATGGGCGG includes:
- the mnmH gene encoding tRNA 2-selenouridine(34) synthase MnmH, encoding MSHFQPVRPADRHRFDAIIDARSPAEFALDHIPGAINCPVLDNEERAIVGTIYVQQGAFEARRVGGAMVAANLAKHLKEQFADRPERWKPLVYCWRGGMRSGSMVHWMRLVGWDAQQLAGGYKSFRRHVISQIEDIVPRLQLRVILGATGSAKTRVLQALTEQGAQVLDLEHCARHKGSMLGSLPGVEQPSQKNFETQIGTVLETLDLSRPLYVEGESARIGRLSVPLPLVTQMRAAPTIEIAATAEARLSYLLRDYAYLGDDVDALTGKLSVLTESLGKETVGRWQEWAREKSLSPLFAELMRMHYDPHYERSQSNHFSGWEQRRKIEASSLEETDIDRIAAQIIALEN
- a CDS encoding bile acid:sodium symporter family protein gives rise to the protein MQAIARLSQFVGKTFALWTLLFAILAFCFPAQFKWIGPYVVPLLGIIMFGMGLTLSKEDFREVLRRPRDVTIGVIGQFVIMPGLAWALSKTLNLPPEVAVGVILVGCCPGGTASNVMTFLARGDVALSVAITSVTTLLAPIVTPALIYLLASQWIEVSAAAMFWSIVQVVVLPIALGVICQTFLRDKVKAAVDVLPLVSVVAIVAIVAAVVSGNQQRIASSGLMIFAVVVLHNGLGYLLGYGLAKLFGMSVPKRKTLAIEVGMQNSGLGVALATAHFSPLAAVPSAIFSVWHNISGPIIATIFQRFDNNTR